One Methyloterricola oryzae DNA window includes the following coding sequences:
- a CDS encoding efflux RND transporter periplasmic adaptor subunit gives MTKNKGPAVRIPRFLPPPVPLSIPILFALILAGCEDKKPEVHAPTPTVEVASVVQKTVPVQEEWVGTLDGMVNAQINAQVSGYLIKQNYKEGDLVKKGQLLYQIDPRTFQAAVDEAKSTLARQEALLKTARLDLDRIKRLLPEKAVSVRDRDNAEGREASTQAEVLAARAAYEKAQLELGFTRITAPIDGIAGISKAQLGDLIGPGSANAELTTVSQVDPIKAYIPLSEQQYLNFAKGREDGDKHGSIPIELILSNGDVYPHSGTVLFADRQVDVNTGTIKLAIAFPNPTHILRPGLFAKIRAVVAEKAGALLVPQRAVNDLQGKSLVAVVQPDNTVAMRMVKPGVRIGNLWVIDEGLKPGDRVIVEGAMKVKEGMKVETKPFVEAPPAGKPSPKAAG, from the coding sequence ATGACGAAGAATAAAGGTCCGGCGGTTCGAATCCCTCGCTTTCTCCCTCCCCCCGTTCCACTGTCGATACCCATCCTGTTTGCATTGATCCTCGCCGGTTGCGAGGACAAGAAGCCGGAGGTGCATGCCCCGACGCCCACGGTGGAAGTGGCCAGCGTCGTGCAGAAGACCGTCCCGGTGCAGGAGGAATGGGTGGGCACCCTGGATGGCATGGTCAACGCCCAGATCAATGCCCAGGTGTCGGGCTATCTGATCAAGCAGAACTACAAGGAAGGCGATCTGGTGAAGAAGGGGCAATTGCTCTATCAGATCGATCCCCGCACCTTCCAGGCGGCGGTGGACGAGGCCAAGAGCACCCTGGCGCGCCAGGAGGCGCTGTTGAAGACGGCGCGGCTGGATCTCGACCGCATCAAGCGCCTGCTGCCGGAAAAGGCCGTGAGCGTGCGCGACCGCGATAACGCCGAGGGACGCGAAGCCTCGACCCAGGCGGAAGTCCTCGCGGCGCGGGCCGCCTACGAGAAGGCGCAGCTTGAACTGGGCTTTACCCGGATCACCGCGCCCATCGACGGCATTGCGGGTATTTCCAAGGCCCAACTCGGCGACCTGATCGGGCCTGGCAGCGCCAATGCGGAGCTGACCACCGTGTCCCAGGTGGATCCCATCAAGGCTTACATCCCCTTGAGCGAACAGCAGTATCTGAATTTTGCCAAGGGCCGCGAGGACGGGGACAAGCACGGGAGCATTCCTATCGAACTGATCCTGTCTAATGGCGACGTCTACCCTCATAGCGGCACCGTGCTGTTCGCCGACCGGCAGGTGGACGTGAACACCGGCACCATCAAGCTGGCGATCGCCTTTCCCAATCCCACCCATATCCTGCGCCCCGGGCTATTTGCCAAGATTCGCGCGGTGGTGGCGGAGAAGGCGGGCGCCTTGCTGGTGCCCCAGCGCGCCGTGAACGATCTGCAGGGCAAGTCCCTGGTGGCGGTGGTGCAGCCCGACAACACCGTGGCCATGCGCATGGTCAAGCCGGGGGTGCGGATCGGTAACCTGTGGGTCATCGACGAGGGCTTGAAGCCCGGCGACCGCGTCATCGTGGAAGGCGCCATGAAGGTCAAGGAAGGCATGAAAGTCGAGACCAAGCCTTTCGTGGAGGCGCCTCCGGCGGGCAAACCGTCGCCCAAGGCTGCGGGGTAA
- a CDS encoding efflux RND transporter permease subunit: protein MSKFFINRPIVAMVISILMVIIGLVSMVGLPIAQFPNIAPPEVQVQTTYTGADAVTVEQAVATPIEQQMSGVDNMNYMYSINANNGSTTIRVNFDVKTDPNTDQILAQMRESQAESQLPSDVRDYGVTVKKSTASPLIMFALYSPNGSYDNVFLANYANININDQLTRVPGIASVTVFGAGQYAMRIWVKPDQLAKLNITIPEIISAVKAQNTVNPAGKIGGEPVPPGQEFTYAVRAQGRLQTEEQFGNIVLRADSSGSIVRIKDVGRIELGAQSYDMMGRLNGKPAALVALYQLPGSNAIAAADGAKKMMEELKTRFPEDLDYVIALDTTLAVTEGINEIVHTLFEALVLVIIVVFIFLQGWRATLIPLLAVPVSLVGTFALFPLFGFSINTLSLFGLVLAIGLVVDDAIVVVEAVEHHIEHGMSPKEATLKAMEEVSGPVVAIAIILAAVFVPTAFIPGITGRLYQQFAVTIALSVIISAFNALTLSPALSALLLKPKQRGTGPLQKFYDVFNKVFGKATDGYVGLCGVLIRKSFFSLLFLLGVAVMAGGLGKKVPMSFLPDEDQGYIFGALQLPNVSSLQRTDEVTKKVEEVLKNTPGVEYYSSVIGYNMLSQANTTYNTFFFISLKEWSERKAPEEQYQAIRAHINRELQKLPEAMALVFPPPAIPGVGTSGGVTMVLEDRAGRDIGFLAQNVMKFLEGARQRPEIAGVFTTFLPSVPQMYVDVDQDKVLKQGVKLSDVYQTLQAYMGSGFINYFNRFGRQWQVYVQAEGEYRTSEKDLGQFYVRNSKGETVPLAALINVRKAEGPEFTMRFNLFRSAQINVTPKPGVSSEQTMRALEEVFAQTMPREMGYDYLGMSYQEKKAQEGVSPMVIFGFSLLCVFLILAAQYESWSLPFSVLLGTPIAVFGAFAGLMIGHYENNIYAQIGLVMLIGLAAKNAILIVEFAKMGVEQGKPLVDAALDGARLRLRPILMTSFAFILGCVPLAKASGAGALSRQVMGFAVIGGMATATAIAVFLIPVTFYVIERLSHKESTETTGVKEQGHA, encoded by the coding sequence ATGTCGAAGTTCTTCATCAACCGGCCCATCGTGGCCATGGTGATCTCCATCCTCATGGTGATCATCGGACTGGTGTCCATGGTGGGCCTACCCATCGCCCAGTTTCCCAATATCGCACCCCCCGAGGTGCAGGTTCAGACCACCTACACCGGCGCCGACGCGGTGACGGTGGAGCAGGCGGTGGCGACGCCCATCGAGCAGCAGATGTCCGGCGTGGACAACATGAATTACATGTATTCCATCAACGCCAACAATGGCTCGACCACGATTCGCGTCAATTTCGACGTCAAGACTGATCCCAACACGGACCAGATCCTGGCCCAGATGCGCGAATCCCAGGCGGAGTCGCAACTGCCCTCGGACGTGCGCGACTACGGTGTCACCGTGAAGAAATCCACGGCCTCACCCCTGATCATGTTCGCGCTGTATTCGCCCAACGGCTCTTACGACAACGTCTTTCTGGCCAACTACGCCAACATCAACATCAACGACCAGTTGACCCGCGTGCCGGGGATCGCCAGCGTCACGGTGTTCGGCGCCGGCCAATACGCCATGCGCATCTGGGTAAAGCCGGACCAACTGGCCAAGCTCAACATCACCATCCCTGAAATCATCAGCGCCGTGAAGGCCCAGAACACGGTGAACCCGGCCGGCAAGATCGGCGGCGAGCCAGTGCCTCCGGGCCAGGAGTTCACCTATGCGGTGCGCGCCCAGGGCCGTCTGCAGACCGAGGAGCAGTTCGGCAACATCGTGCTGCGGGCGGATTCGTCCGGCTCCATCGTTCGCATCAAGGACGTGGGGCGCATCGAACTGGGCGCGCAGTCCTACGACATGATGGGCCGCCTCAATGGCAAGCCCGCCGCCCTGGTGGCGCTCTATCAGTTGCCGGGTTCCAATGCCATCGCGGCGGCGGATGGCGCAAAGAAGATGATGGAGGAACTGAAGACCCGCTTCCCCGAGGACCTGGACTACGTCATCGCCCTGGACACCACCCTGGCGGTGACCGAGGGCATCAACGAGATCGTCCACACCCTGTTCGAAGCCCTGGTGCTGGTCATCATCGTGGTGTTCATCTTCCTGCAGGGCTGGCGCGCCACCCTGATTCCGCTCCTGGCGGTGCCGGTGTCCCTCGTCGGCACCTTTGCTCTGTTTCCGCTGTTCGGCTTCTCCATCAACACCCTGTCTCTGTTCGGTCTGGTGTTGGCCATCGGCCTGGTGGTGGATGATGCCATCGTGGTGGTGGAAGCGGTGGAGCACCATATCGAGCACGGCATGTCACCCAAGGAAGCGACGCTGAAGGCCATGGAGGAGGTGTCGGGGCCGGTGGTGGCCATCGCCATCATCCTGGCGGCGGTGTTCGTGCCCACGGCCTTCATTCCAGGCATCACCGGGCGGCTGTACCAGCAGTTCGCGGTGACCATCGCCCTGTCGGTGATCATCTCCGCCTTCAACGCCCTGACCCTGAGCCCCGCCCTCTCGGCCCTGCTGCTTAAGCCGAAGCAGCGCGGCACCGGCCCTTTGCAGAAGTTCTACGACGTCTTCAACAAGGTGTTCGGCAAGGCCACCGACGGTTATGTCGGGCTGTGCGGCGTGCTGATCCGCAAGAGCTTTTTCAGCCTGCTGTTCCTGCTGGGCGTGGCGGTGATGGCGGGCGGCCTCGGCAAGAAAGTGCCCATGAGCTTCCTGCCGGACGAGGACCAGGGCTACATTTTCGGCGCCCTGCAGTTGCCCAATGTGTCCTCGTTGCAGCGCACGGACGAGGTCACAAAAAAGGTGGAAGAGGTCCTCAAGAACACGCCGGGCGTGGAGTATTACTCCTCGGTCATCGGCTACAACATGCTGAGCCAGGCCAATACCACCTACAACACCTTCTTCTTCATATCACTCAAGGAGTGGTCGGAACGCAAGGCGCCGGAGGAGCAGTACCAGGCGATACGCGCCCATATCAACCGGGAATTGCAGAAGCTCCCCGAGGCCATGGCCCTGGTGTTCCCGCCTCCAGCGATTCCCGGCGTCGGCACCTCCGGCGGCGTTACCATGGTGCTGGAAGACCGCGCCGGCCGCGACATCGGCTTCCTGGCGCAGAACGTGATGAAGTTCCTCGAAGGGGCGCGTCAGCGGCCCGAGATCGCCGGGGTGTTCACCACCTTCCTGCCTTCGGTGCCTCAGATGTATGTGGACGTGGACCAGGACAAGGTGCTCAAGCAGGGCGTGAAGCTCTCGGACGTCTACCAGACCCTGCAAGCCTATATGGGCAGCGGCTTCATCAACTACTTCAACCGTTTCGGGCGACAGTGGCAGGTGTATGTGCAGGCCGAGGGTGAATACCGCACCAGCGAGAAGGACCTGGGCCAGTTCTACGTGCGCAACAGCAAAGGCGAAACCGTGCCGCTGGCGGCGCTGATCAACGTGCGCAAGGCTGAGGGGCCCGAGTTCACCATGCGCTTCAACCTGTTTCGCAGCGCGCAGATCAACGTGACGCCCAAGCCGGGCGTCAGCTCCGAGCAAACCATGCGCGCCCTGGAGGAAGTATTCGCACAGACCATGCCTCGGGAGATGGGGTACGACTATCTGGGCATGAGCTATCAGGAAAAGAAGGCCCAAGAGGGCGTGTCTCCCATGGTGATCTTTGGCTTCTCGCTGCTGTGCGTGTTCCTCATCCTGGCCGCTCAGTACGAGAGCTGGAGCCTGCCCTTCAGCGTGCTGCTGGGAACGCCCATCGCGGTGTTCGGGGCTTTCGCCGGCCTGATGATCGGCCACTATGAAAACAATATCTACGCCCAGATTGGTCTGGTCATGCTCATCGGCCTGGCGGCCAAGAACGCCATCCTCATCGTGGAGTTCGCCAAGATGGGCGTGGAGCAGGGCAAGCCCCTGGTGGATGCGGCCCTGGACGGAGCGCGATTGCGCCTTCGTCCCATCCTGATGACCAGCTTCGCCTTCATCCTCGGCTGCGTGCCCCTGGCCAAGGCCAGTGGCGCGGGCGCCTTGTCGCGCCAGGTGATGGGTTTCGCGGTGATCGGCGGAATGGCAACTGCCACCGCCATCGCGGTGTTCCTGATTCCGGTGACGTTCTATGTGATCGAGCGCTTGTCGCACAAGGAGTCCACAGAAACCACCGGCGTGAAGGAGCAGGGCCATGCGTAA
- a CDS encoding DUF4136 domain-containing protein, whose amino-acid sequence MSLSARLPLLFTAAAFLSACSTVSVTTDYDHATVFTNYKSYDLATAPDQLPLSPTSESALDDTLRGAMAQRGIREVTSGADLNVVSHAFTKDKINVYPAAGWGYGVPYRYGRYGMWMGAPMGYTDVTQYTQGTLILDFVDAKTKKLVFRGVATDTVGTPEQNAENIQEAVRKIMHDFPLPAPGQQ is encoded by the coding sequence ATGTCACTGTCAGCTCGATTGCCCCTGTTATTCACCGCGGCCGCCTTCCTGAGCGCCTGCTCGACGGTCAGCGTCACCACCGACTACGACCACGCCACGGTCTTCACCAATTACAAAAGCTACGATCTGGCCACGGCCCCGGATCAGCTGCCGCTCTCGCCCACCAGTGAATCGGCGCTGGACGACACCTTACGCGGCGCCATGGCCCAGCGCGGCATCCGCGAGGTGACCAGCGGCGCCGATCTCAATGTAGTCAGCCACGCCTTCACCAAAGACAAGATCAACGTCTATCCCGCCGCGGGATGGGGTTACGGCGTTCCCTACCGCTATGGGCGCTACGGCATGTGGATGGGCGCGCCCATGGGCTACACCGACGTGACCCAGTACACCCAGGGCACCCTGATTTTGGACTTCGTCGACGCCAAGACGAAGAAACTGGTGTTCCGCGGCGTCGCCACCGACACCGTGGGTACCCCGGAGCAGAATGCCGAGAACATTCAGGAAGCCGTCCGCAAGATCATGCACGACTTTCCTTTGCCTGCCCCCGGGCAGCAATGA